In the genome of Myroides phaeus, one region contains:
- a CDS encoding TolC family protein, whose amino-acid sequence MMKKHLFTTAVVGVITLTAQWGYAQNTPQFSLIDLWEKTEQNYVGLQAKNASVDAAQHHYKSSKTEALPQLRIQAQNSYGSFEGSNGAFFPQPGFFNVSGNPDAFDGADNTMNTFGSAVVEWEVFAFGKQKQATKATKASLNKSIADKEAYAIQLKKELTTRYIRTLYNEANLDWTQKNTNRLNEVQRITASLTAAGMKPQADSLLAHSSYLQALSQQDLWQGNKESSLIHLAELTGEESGMNTIETERFLTFSTIENQPATAIENNHPFLQSLEHQSESLMHSSKSIARSGLPSFKVLGGYAVRGSGIDKSGYVSDRWKDGFSNSVDNYLVGVGLTWNFTTLFTNKHKQENFAKMAKSVDFQKEQYSQQMQAQLASSIAKINEQQKQLQKTKQAIEQAHQAYTMYLARYKSGLIALSELLQIQSLLQQAEKTHIEASQQYWLQLVAQATLTTDFQFLFNNL is encoded by the coding sequence ATGATGAAAAAACACCTTTTTACAACCGCTGTTGTAGGAGTGATTACTCTTACTGCTCAATGGGGGTACGCCCAAAATACGCCTCAATTTTCACTAATTGATTTGTGGGAAAAAACTGAACAAAACTATGTGGGACTACAAGCTAAAAATGCCTCTGTAGATGCTGCACAACATCATTATAAATCTTCTAAAACGGAAGCGTTACCACAACTTCGCATTCAAGCACAAAACTCTTATGGTTCGTTTGAAGGTAGCAATGGTGCTTTCTTTCCGCAACCTGGTTTTTTTAACGTAAGTGGTAATCCTGATGCGTTTGACGGAGCAGATAATACAATGAACACTTTCGGCTCTGCTGTTGTGGAATGGGAAGTATTTGCTTTTGGCAAACAAAAACAAGCTACTAAAGCAACGAAGGCTTCTTTAAATAAGTCTATTGCTGATAAAGAGGCTTATGCTATTCAACTCAAAAAGGAACTGACAACTCGCTATATCCGTACTTTATACAATGAGGCTAACTTAGATTGGACACAGAAAAACACCAATCGCCTCAATGAAGTACAACGTATTACTGCCAGTTTAACTGCAGCAGGAATGAAACCACAAGCTGATAGTTTACTGGCACATTCTTCTTATTTACAAGCGTTGAGTCAGCAAGACTTATGGCAAGGAAATAAGGAAAGTTCGCTTATACACTTAGCTGAACTAACGGGGGAAGAAAGCGGAATGAATACAATTGAAACCGAGCGTTTTCTAACATTTTCTACAATTGAAAATCAACCTGCTACAGCAATTGAAAACAATCACCCTTTCTTACAATCACTTGAACACCAATCGGAATCACTGATGCATTCAAGTAAATCTATCGCTCGCAGTGGATTACCATCCTTCAAAGTTTTAGGAGGATATGCTGTTAGAGGGTCTGGAATAGACAAGTCTGGTTATGTATCTGATCGTTGGAAAGATGGTTTCTCAAATAGCGTAGATAACTATCTGGTTGGTGTTGGACTAACGTGGAACTTTACAACTCTTTTTACGAATAAGCACAAGCAAGAAAACTTTGCTAAAATGGCTAAGAGTGTTGATTTTCAAAAGGAACAATACAGCCAACAAATGCAAGCGCAATTGGCGTCGAGCATCGCTAAAATCAATGAGCAACAAAAGCAATTGCAAAAGACAAAACAGGCTATTGAGCAAGCACATCAGGCTTACACAATGTATTTAGCACGTTATAAAAGTGGTTTAATTGCTTTGAGTGAATTATTGCAGATTCAATCGCTATTGCAACAAGCTGAGAAAACGCATATAGAAGCATCTCAACAGTATTGGTTACAATTAGTAGCACAAGCAACATTGACCACTGATTTCCAATTTCTTTTCAACAATCTTTAA